The region catattttttgaaattatcaacAAGACCAGAAGATCATTATATAGGTGATATTAAAGTGTGGGATCATGCAGAaacaattttgaaaaacgTCTTAGAAGAATCAGGTAAAAATTGGGAATTGAATCCAGGAGATGGTGCATTTTATGGTCCAAAGATTGATATCATGGTTAATGATCATAATAACAAATCACATCAAGTAGCTACAATTCAATTAGATTTTCAATTACCAGAAagatttgatttaaaatttaaagataaagacAATTATTACAAGAGACCTATTATGATTCATAGAGCTGCTTTTGGTTCAGTAGAAAGATTTATGTCTATCTTATTAGattctaataatggtaattGGCCATTTTGGTTAAATCCTAAACAAGTCATTATATTACCAATTAATACGAAAAAGGAAGATCATGTAAatgaatcatttaaattaaaaaattttctaagCAATAATAACCAAACAACAGATAATGATATTCAGCCAATACCCTTAAATAGTTTCCATTTCGAAGCACATGTCGATGATAGATCCGAGCCATTGGGTTATAGAATCAAAGATgcaattttgaataaatattcttatttaattattattggtgaCGAAGAagttaaaacaaataaatattccatTCGTACCTATAATGATCGTAATATTGAGCATTTAACTTCAGCAGAGATCTTTGATAAATTCAAGActttagaagaaaattataaataaaaataaaaaccgatttatttttcaattgcatttttttatgtCCATAGCATATTTGATATTccaatataatattttttcatgtatatatatatatgtacaTAATAtcttaaaataattctttaaaaaatagttGTATCATATTCGATAAACAATATTCATGCAGTTGTAGGGTTAAATGTACAATATTGAAGCAATCGTTATTAATATGTTCAGAAATATTCTCATATTATTAGTTCTATAATAGCgcatttaaatattttgcatTAATTAAACGCATTCTCATCGGTAGTTAATGTGTGTCTATTCATCTCGAATAGTATAATTTAAAGTGAATAGTGGAGAAAGGTCATCAATTTGCCCtggtaaaatattttctggtAAAAAATCCccattctttaaaataaattctttcCTATACATTCgatcttcttcatttaatcttgttaattcattttcacaattttttaacactgttttcatcttttcagttactctttttcttctttcaacttcttcatttaaattttgatagctattttcaaaatttttatagaaATGGATCAATtgttttgtaatattaatatcaccTAGAcaagattttttaaaaattgttataatttcagaaatatttttaaaaattaataaagattcGTGGTGTTTCTGAAATTCACCGATTAATTTTGCTAATTCTGAATGAAGCTGGTTCTTTAAAATagttttttcttctaatatataattagcttcttttaaaacatCACCTGAGTCTTCTACAGTTTTCATTAGAAGCTCTAAAATAGAATCTAATTCCAAgtcatcatttttaatcacttttaataattcattaaaatcttcttcttctaatttattatctcTTAACACTTtacatttttcaaagtGGTTGACTAATGATGTTATATATTCGGCCAATTCTTGAACtgataatttcatttgatcAGGATATGtaatcattaataaataattttttgcatcattatcagaatcgaaattaatatttatctcTTTCctaatatcttttaattttttatcgaAATTTTGTTCTACCACTTTTCTTTTCAGATGAGTATATTGAGctctaatattttcaatttgtttttgtattattgggatttcttttaattttttatttaaaatattaccGTTCTCCATTGTAATAAAATCTCCTAACatcttttcattattagaatttttacgagcaaatttattttctgtGCTATTCAAAGTATTTATCTCTGAAGTGATTATATTCTGCCAATATTTCATGTTATTTATTAGTTGATTTAAAACAGCATCAGACCATTCTTCtctaattaattttttgccaatactaatatctaatatttCATGACTTAAAAACTTATATTGATTTTCTAAGCAATCcagtaaaaaatataatttattgatatcTTGTTGCCAACgtgataatttttcttgtactaatgatattcttttattagcATCTTGGCAAATGAGTTGTGCATCAATTAAGCATTTTCTGGCATTATCAACTAATGTATTAACATCAACAGAGCTTCTAGAGATTGACATTATACAtagtataattttttaaatttagaattattcaGATggaattttgtaaatatatgtcattcaaatatatgtaaaattagataaaaataaattctcTTGCCTTTTTATTAAGATTTTCTTGATACTTTTATGTTCAAatcaatataatatatataattctccttaaaataaagaatttttattattaaaaagtaTACCCCGAAAGATATAAAAGAACTgtaaaatagaatatatcattattttcaatatcaaaaatcaagatttacaaatatgatatacataaatatacatataataCCTTGAATTATGGATTTTGAATATGGATCTGAATCTGATTATGATAATGAGTCTATTACAAATTCCTTAAAAAGAAGGAAACTACAAAAAGACGCCCAAAAAGAGACAAATGGCAATAAGTTAACCTCCAAATATGGTATTGGTGCCAAACTATTATTTAAGATGGGTTATAAGGAAGGTTCTGGACTAGGTACTGGTGGTGGTATTGTTGAACCTATTCAAGCCACCAAACGTAAGAATGCGTTTGAAGGTCTAGGCATGATGAGTGTTAATAGAAGAaatgaatatgattattCTAGTGATAGTAGTTCTGACGAGAAACCAATGTCTAAACCAATTAGTTTTAAAGAACCAGTAATAATGGATAAGGATACTGAAAGATTAAGAATtgttattgataaattgaaagatttcCAATTATATCATAAAGATATCAAATTACCTAAAAGTGttctaaaattaattgggaattctaatgataaaacaaataatgataattcaaaattatctgacttagaaaatattttagataaatttgaaaaaattaaaaatgaaatgaaCATTATTGACCGACGagtatcattatttaaaccTCAAATGATTGAATATGATCAACAATTAAAACTCTTAATTGAAATACAAGTTGGATTAAAATCTGAAACGATTGGTTTTATAGAGAAATGcaaattaattctaaaacTTTCCAATgatcaattaattgataagctgatttctaaattaattCAGAATACTTTCTCAATTGACAAtcttaatgataatatggATTCGAATTGTTATCAATTGAAcgaattaattgaattgttAAGTTATAAGGATTATTTTAAGATTACTAGTGATAAATTGTTAAATCGGAttcaaacaaatattttcaaaattatttatccATTAATATGTGAAGAATTAcaagatattaattttttaaaacttgaAAATTTGGAAACTCTTAAACTTGtttctaaattaattaatttatcgaatatattacaatatattaaaatttgggataatttaatttttaaatatatttatcaacCAATCGTAAtttttatgaaaaataataatggtgatgatgatgctaatgataaaaagaatattattaataaaaacatattaattaattataaaaatttacaagTAATCCTAAATCAAGATATGAAATTTGCAATTAGTTCAATTGTCAAAGAGAATTttgagaaatatttaatccATTGGAATTCTATTGATTCACCTTTATACGATAATTCAACAATTGAGTTAATTAAAGAGATTAtcaatattgataatttttatcaattaatagatgaaacaaaatttatagaaaaattttttcaacaaaTTTGGGAAGTAGACTTTGATCTTTTCAATGAATTAGAAACCATGCAAGATGAAGAGGGAGAACTTAATGAGAATATTAATAGTGGTACTTTATTTGCCATTAGACAATTACATAAATGTCAAAATATGATGAGACCAaatgattataataaatatcttaaagatttatttctggaatttgaaaatatcatATATCAATGGCGAGTATATTGCTTAACTGAGCAAGACTTTGAATTATGCACCAAATggatttattttattattaattcatgtttcaataatttaaatgagaTGGAGATTGGGTATATTcaatctttaattaaattattggaaaCGAAAAAGAATGAAGGTCGTAAAAAGGAGGAAGATGTAAAGATTGAGAAATATGatttatataatgatttatttgttgattCACAACCAAATAATGCTACTGctaataaagaaatcaaTCTGAAGAATATACCAatgagaaaaattaaagtgACATTAAAAGAAGTTCTTGAAGATTATTGTGAGCAACGAGGGTATTTGATAgagaaagaagaaaataaatacacGACTTTACCATCAATGGGATACGCTAATGGTGACAATATCATGGTGCCTGTATTTAAGATCACTAATGGTGGGAATAAGAATTGTAAACATATTGCAATAAAGAACGATATAATATGGGTCAAAGATAGAGCTGTTGAGAAAGCACCATATATACCTATCTATCTTTGGGAATTAactttataaaaatatacatacatatacttatatatattatattagtTATTGATTATTACTTGATTCCACTAAAAGGAATACTTACTTCTTCTAGTAATTGTTCCATGTATCACGTGGCCACAAAATTTCagcaaaaaattaaagccCTGTAGGGGGATCGAACCCCTAACCTTGTGATTAAGAGTCACACGCGCTACCGATTGCGCCAACAAGGCTCCTTTTCGTTGTTGATGCTTTAATACGAGGATTACAGGACAAGGATGGTGTTTCAGAGTTCGGATGGTACTGAGATCAGTAGTTACAGGTTGTATTACACAAGATTATTGTGTCTCCCCTTGGTCCTTCTCTATATAGtatataatagtatattgATCTATACATGCTCATTATATACTTCCTTAGAGCTGGACAGTTCTGGGTGCATAGTTCCAAGATGCGGTACACTCATTGAAACCTGGGTGTCATTCTTACTAATAGGTTTCCGAGATGAACCAGAAGTGGGTGAAGATTCAGTGGTTACAGTTGATGTTCCACGCCTGCTGAATAATTGGTTCTCAGCTGTGGTCAGCTGATCTGTCCTCTCTCGAGACTTCTCTTGTACTGATTTCTTGTAAGTATTACGTGAAAGGCGACGGCGCTTAGATGGTTTTACAACAAAATTTGTTGTAGACATATGCTAGACaataaaaagtaatgtTCCCAAGTTTAGGCTTTAAGTAAACGATCACGTAATCAGATGACTACGAGTCATACAATCGTACAGTCGTGCGTTTACGCAATTATATGACTATGAGTCATAATATCATGCAATTGTGCAATTGCTTGACAAGTtaataaactaatattCAGGATAAATagttatatttgaaaacgTATGAATAGGGCTACTTATCCATCAAGAATTCATAAGTTTATAGTTCGTTctgctggaatatgattatattattttctaccaagtggtaaaatacttttatcacgtgacttattgtttaaaatgtgtttttctttttatatttaagaaatatattcattttaactatattatttactatatatgtctaaataaagtaatcatctttacatcttaaacactgtataacaatgtctaactctcttgaatcccggtaattacaacaaaatttcctgtaaaatatttgaaatgtATTCAGCTTCAAATTCACATGAATTTCTAAACCCTAGTTCCCCTGAACCCTAACCCTGCCAGTTTTTCCGAAATTATTGTGTCCTCCGAGTTAGTAAGAGATATCTAATGAACTTTCAGCTTTATCGAATCTTACCAACTATCTCATCTGATGGAGCTAGCACAATATACGGCGATGACAGAATCACCCACTATGACTCCTGGATTATTCTTTGATTCTATTATCGTCATTAccattactattattatcattattattattattattattattgctatcACGATTACTATTGCTATTGACATTACAATTTTACCTTCGCAATTACCATTACTATTACCCCAGAATAGTCAATTTGGACCCTGAAACAAGATTGATCTAGAACAGAAAACATCTATATCTAATTGATATATATCTAGAGAAAGATATAAAGAGATAGATGGCTAGTTAGACAATTAGTTAGTTTGACAAGTTAATAGATAAATGTatcattataaataaaataaaaaaacataaacattcattattaataccaACAATATCTATAGATCCTTGCTCTATTTGTTTGACGAGatcaaaagaagaaaattagGTTATCTCGTTCACACTTTCAATGATGTACAGAAATGACCCTCatacaacaaaaaataaaattgacaCTCCTGGTAATATGAACTCAAATGAAAGGCACTCCAAAGAAACAGTGTCTTTACCCAAGCTGCCTCCTTTGGTCACACGAACTTCATTCTTGGAAGATGTGGATGGTGGTAATACGAAAAATACTGGTCCTTTGACAGCTCCTCCTGATAAGACTCAATATTCTCCCATCAAACAAACTCATATACCTCATAGGCATAATACATTGATGAATTCTACACCTCAGCCTCATAAACAAATGAAAACTACTAGAAGTTCTGCTGAATTCTTAAAAGGGTTGGATATATCGTCACCGTCACCGTCATCATCATCCAATACTTTGATTGATAGACGGCATAGTTTAGATAGCTCAAGTAGTAATGAAAGAGAAACCCCACAAAAAGAATCCTTTTCTCCATTAACAAGAACAAATACTGCTTCGTTGAAAAGACATTCAGGTAGACGACCACCTCCACCTCCCTTGCCTAATGAATTGGTATTGTCACCTAAATCCCCAGGAGCTTCGGTCATGGGTGGGTCTACTACAATCCCAACTGCTTCTGCATTACAATTACATCGGAAACCCACTATTACTGGCACGAGATCTAAACGATTATCGAGTAATGGTACCACCTCAAGtgttaattcaaatatcaacggttcaaataatgatgttTCAGATATGATTTTATCGCCTACCACTccaattagaaataaatcGCCTCCAAttaatactattaataCCACTAGTTCTATTACTACTACGACTACGACTACTACACCTATTAGAAATCGAAATCGTTCCCCAGGTAATAAATCACCAGGAATCAGAACTCCAGGAAATAGATCCCCTTccaatatattaaataattcttttagcCCGTCAAGTTCAAATAGTACCCCctcaaatattaatacttcAAATCAAAGAATCTTCTCTAATACAACTACACCCACTTCtttccaaaataaaataataccTTCAAGCCCGTATAAatcttcaattaataacaatactaatcctaataataataatgttttaCCCAATTTAGCCACgacaaataatacaattaataatactaatagaAGTCCGTTAAGTCCATTAGCTCATACTTTTGATGAGTTTTATGATGATAATTCCGTCTTTTATAAGAAACCTTCGATTTCTTTAACAAATAGTAACCTAATGAACTCaaatcaaatttcaaatacaaatacaaactCTAGGAATACAAGTACAACAAGCAAAATCTCAGATTCCATAGATAGTTATTATTCAGATTCAAATtatacttttaataattcaaatgcaAGGCATAGTAGTTTCAACTCTTTATTAGGTGGTAAACCTTTAGATTTGATTCCAAGCATTACCACACCAACTCAACCTTTTTCTATCAGTTTAttagatgaaaataaattatatcaatGTTATgacatttttaaattatccGATATTTATGAATGGATTTTGAaagtttattttgaatggtttaatgaatttatctttactaaattagaattctttaaaatggttcaattgttattagaatttcaattacccaaaaatttcaatcaaaatttaatcgATTCAAATGtagataaaattattgaatctttaattaatcaAAATGCTGttagatttgaaaaagatatatcTACAACAAGcgtaaattcaaattcaaatttaattgaaattacaattataatATCAGGTTTAGATATTCAAGGGATTTTTACAGAATTATTACCATGTTATTCTTATCTAGATAATAGATTATTGTTAAATGATTCAACTAATATTTCACCAtctaatgatgaaaaaaaattaatcacTAATGCTTTTAATCAATGTTGTTATTCACATCTTTGTcgatattattcaaatagtAATAGATG is a window of Henningerozyma blattae CBS 6284 chromosome 5, complete genome DNA encoding:
- the MST1 gene encoding threonine--tRNA ligase MST1 (similar to Saccharomyces cerevisiae MST1 (YKL194C); ancestral locus Anc_4.299); the encoded protein is MVLKSIPIIRNPHWILLNRNCLNLNKRYLASDAKSKSNDQTNISVDVSQKQKIYITDPISPGSIFFLPNGTKVFNKLVQFIKLQTTQLFGFKEVITPLIYKKSLWETSGHWQNYQDDMFQVAVNDESKEIYGLKPMNCPGHCVIYKRFDRSYNELPLRFADFSPLHRNEASGALSGLTRLRKFHQDDGHIFCTPEQVYQEIQNCLKLIDLCYTKIFKFTNTDESTTEPYFLKLSTRPEDHYIGDIKVWDHAETILKNVLEESGKNWELNPGDGAFYGPKIDIMVNDHNNKSHQVATIQLDFQLPERFDLKFKDKDNYYKRPIMIHRAAFGSVERFMSILLDSNNGNWPFWLNPKQVIILPINTKKEDHVNESFKLKNFLSNNNQTTDNDIQPIPLNSFHFEAHVDDRSEPLGYRIKDAILNKYSYLIIIGDEEVKTNKYSIRTYNDRNIEHLTSAEIFDKFKTLEENYK
- the ATG17 gene encoding protein kinase regulatory subunit ATG17 (similar to Saccharomyces cerevisiae ATG17 (YLR423C); ancestral locus Anc_4.300), translating into MSISRSSVDVNTLVDNARKCLIDAQLICQDANKRISLVQEKLSRWQQDINKLYFLLDCLENQYKFLSHEILDISIGKKLIREEWSDAVLNQLINNMKYWQNIITSEINTLNSTENKFARKNSNNEKMLGDFITMENGNILNKKLKEIPIIQKQIENIRAQYTHLKRKVVEQNFDKKLKDIRKEININFDSDNDAKNYLLMITYPDQMKLSVQELAEYITSLVNHFEKCKVLRDNKLEEEDFNELLKVIKNDDLELDSILELLMKTVEDSGDVLKEANYILEEKTILKNQLHSELAKLIGEFQKHHESLLIFKNISEIITIFKKSCLGDINITKQLIHFYKNFENSYQNLNEEVERRKRVTEKMKTVLKNCENELTRLNEEDRMYRKEFILKNGDFLPENILPGQIDDLSPLFTLNYTIRDE
- the SPP382 gene encoding mRNA splicing protein SPP382 (similar to Saccharomyces cerevisiae SPP382 (YLR424W); ancestral locus Anc_4.301), translating into MDFEYGSESDYDNESITNSLKRRKLQKDAQKETNGNKLTSKYGIGAKLLFKMGYKEGSGLGTGGGIVEPIQATKRKNAFEGLGMMSVNRRNEYDYSSDSSSDEKPMSKPISFKEPVIMDKDTERLRIVIDKLKDFQLYHKDIKLPKSVLKLIGNSNDKTNNDNSKLSDLENILDKFEKIKNEMNIIDRRVSLFKPQMIEYDQQLKLLIEIQVGLKSETIGFIEKCKLILKLSNDQLIDKLISKLIQNTFSIDNLNDNMDSNCYQLNELIELLSYKDYFKITSDKLLNRIQTNIFKIIYPLICEELQDINFLKLENLETLKLVSKLINLSNILQYIKIWDNLIFKYIYQPIVIFMKNNNGDDDANDKKNIINKNILINYKNLQVILNQDMKFAISSIVKENFEKYLIHWNSIDSPLYDNSTIELIKEIINIDNFYQLIDETKFIEKFFQQIWEVDFDLFNELETMQDEEGELNENINSGTLFAIRQLHKCQNMMRPNDYNKYLKDLFLEFENIIYQWRVYCLTEQDFELCTKWIYFIINSCFNNLNEMEIGYIQSLIKLLETKKNEGRKKEEDVKIEKYDLYNDLFVDSQPNNATANKEINLKNIPMRKIKVTLKEVLEDYCEQRGYLIEKEENKYTTLPSMGYANGDNIMVPVFKITNGGNKNCKHIAIKNDIIWVKDRAVEKAPYIPIYLWELTL